A genomic stretch from Oncorhynchus gorbuscha isolate QuinsamMale2020 ecotype Even-year linkage group LG20, OgorEven_v1.0, whole genome shotgun sequence includes:
- the LOC124007191 gene encoding ribosome biogenesis protein NSA2 homolog gives MPQNEHIELHRKRHGQRLDHQERKRKKESREAHERSHKARKMIGLKAKLYHKQRHSEKIQMKKTLKMHEQRKTKQKNDDKTPEGAVPAYLLDREGQSRAKILSNMIKQKRKEKAGKWEVPLPKVRAQGETEVLKVIRTGKRQKKAWKRMVTKVCFVGDNFTRKPPKYERFIRPMGLRFKKAHVTHPELKATFCLPILGVKKNPSSPLYTTLGVITKGTVVEVNVSELGLVTQGGKVIWGKYAQVTNNPENDGCINAVLLV, from the exons ATG CCCCAGAACGAGCACATTGAGTTACATCGCAAGCGCCATGGCCAACGCCTGGACcaccaggagaggaagaggaagaaggagagccGTGAGGCCCACGAACGATCACACAAAGCCAGGAAGATGATTGGTCTGAAGGCCAAACTCTACCACAAACAGAGGCACTCTgagaagatccagatgaaaaagAC CCTCAAGATGCACGAGCAGAGGAAGACCAAGCAGAAGAACGATGACAAGACTCCTGAGGGAGCAGTACCAGCCTACCTGCTCGACAGAGAGGGACAGTCCCGCGCCAAGATCCTCTCCAACATGATCAAacagaagaggaaagagaaggcT GGTAAATGGGAGGTGCCCCTGCCCAAGGTTCGAGCCCAAGGGGAGACGGAGGTGCTCAAAGTCATCCGTACGGGCAAGAGGCAGAAGAAGGCCTGGAAGAGGATGGTCACCAAAGTGTGCTTCGTAGGCGACAACTTCACCCGCAAGCCTCCCAAATATGAACGCTTCATCAGACCCATg ggTCTACGGTTCAAGAAGGCCCATGTGACCCACCCGGAGCTGAAGGCCACGTTCTGTCTGCCTATTCTGGGGGTGAAGAAGAATCCCTCGTCACCCCTTTACACCACTCTGGGGGTCATCACCAAGGGAACCGTGGTAGAGGTCAACGTCAGCGAGCTGGGCTTGGTCACGCAGGGGGGAAAGGTCATCTGGG